A genome region from Nocardiopsis exhalans includes the following:
- the arsB gene encoding ACR3 family arsenite efflux transporter produces MGRPETSTQEIGASAVARLSTLDRFLAVWILLAMAVGLGLGRLIPGLNELLAAMEVGGISLPIALGLLVMMYPVLAKVRYDRLDTVTRDRRLLISSLVVNWVVGPAVMFALAWIFLADLPEYRTGLIIVGLARCIAMVIIWNDLACGHREAAAVLVALNSVFQVLLFGVLGWFYLDLLPGWLGLDSGGLDVSPWLIALNVVIFLGIPLAAGFLTRRFGEQKMGRERYEADFLPRIGPWALYGLLFTIVLLFALQGERITSQPWDVARIAVPLLVYFVLMWFGTFAFAKAIGMDYDRTTTLAFTAAGNNFELAIAVAIATFGVTSGQALAGVVGPLIEVPVLIALVYVSLAWRKRFAPERR; encoded by the coding sequence ATGGGGCGCCCCGAGACCTCGACGCAGGAGATCGGTGCCTCCGCGGTGGCGAGGCTGTCCACCCTGGACCGGTTCCTGGCGGTGTGGATCCTGCTCGCCATGGCGGTCGGCCTGGGGCTGGGCCGTTTGATCCCCGGCCTGAACGAACTCCTGGCGGCGATGGAGGTCGGCGGGATCTCCCTGCCCATCGCCCTGGGCCTGCTGGTCATGATGTATCCGGTGCTGGCCAAGGTCCGCTACGACCGCCTGGACACCGTCACCCGCGACCGGCGCCTGCTCATCTCCTCCCTGGTCGTCAACTGGGTGGTCGGCCCGGCGGTGATGTTCGCCCTCGCCTGGATCTTCCTGGCCGACCTGCCCGAGTACCGCACCGGACTGATCATCGTCGGGCTGGCCCGCTGCATCGCCATGGTCATCATCTGGAACGACCTGGCCTGCGGGCACCGCGAGGCCGCGGCCGTGCTCGTGGCCCTGAACTCGGTCTTCCAGGTCCTGCTCTTCGGGGTCCTGGGCTGGTTCTACCTGGACCTGCTGCCCGGCTGGCTCGGCCTGGACAGTGGCGGCCTGGACGTCTCCCCCTGGCTGATCGCCCTGAACGTGGTGATCTTCCTCGGCATCCCGCTGGCCGCCGGGTTCCTCACCCGCCGGTTCGGCGAGCAGAAAATGGGCCGCGAGCGCTACGAGGCCGACTTCCTGCCCAGGATCGGCCCGTGGGCGCTCTACGGCCTGCTGTTCACCATCGTGCTGCTCTTCGCCCTGCAAGGGGAGCGGATCACCAGCCAGCCCTGGGACGTGGCCCGGATCGCCGTGCCGCTGCTGGTCTACTTCGTGCTGATGTGGTTCGGCACCTTCGCCTTCGCCAAGGCGATCGGAATGGACTACGACCGCACCACCACGCTGGCCTTCACCGCCGCGGGCAACAACTTCGAGCTGGCCATCGCGGTGGCGATCGCGACCTTCGGGGTCACCTCCGGCCAGGCGCTGGCCGGGGTGGTCGGCCCGCTGATCGAGGTTCCGGTGCTGATCGCCCTGGTCTACGTGTCCCTGGCCTGGCGCAAGCGCTTCGCTCCGGAACGCCGATAG
- a CDS encoding ArsR/SmtB family transcription factor — MKVLADPLRMRIVSLLAHETLCTTHLMEETGARQTNLSNHLRLLREAGVVETEPCGRFTYYRLRPEALESLSEGLAGLAAAARATDAAQNRRAC, encoded by the coding sequence ATGAAGGTCCTGGCCGACCCGCTCCGCATGCGGATCGTGTCCCTGCTCGCCCACGAGACCCTGTGCACCACCCACCTGATGGAGGAGACCGGGGCCCGACAGACCAACCTGTCCAACCATCTGCGCCTGCTGCGCGAGGCCGGGGTGGTGGAGACCGAACCGTGCGGCCGGTTCACGTACTACCGGTTGCGCCCCGAGGCCCTGGAATCCCTCTCCGAAGGGCTTGCCGGCCTGGCGGCCGCCGCCCGCGCCACGGACGCCGCGCAGAACAGGCGGGCCTGTTGA
- a CDS encoding arsenate reductase ArsC has protein sequence MTGTDQPSVLFVCVHNAGRSQMAAAWLRHLSGGRIEVRSAGSAPADTLNPAVVEAMAEVGIDITDQSPKVLTTDAVEASDVCVTMGCGDTCPFFPGKRYLDWELPDPAGQGVAAVRPIRDDIRKRVEELIGELLPA, from the coding sequence ATGACCGGAACCGACCAGCCGTCCGTCCTGTTCGTCTGCGTGCACAATGCCGGACGCTCCCAGATGGCCGCCGCCTGGCTGCGCCACCTCTCCGGGGGACGGATCGAGGTCCGCTCGGCGGGATCGGCCCCCGCGGACACACTCAACCCCGCCGTCGTCGAGGCCATGGCCGAGGTCGGCATCGACATCACCGACCAGAGCCCCAAGGTTCTGACGACCGACGCGGTCGAGGCCTCCGACGTGTGCGTAACGATGGGCTGCGGCGACACCTGCCCGTTCTTCCCCGGTAAGCGCTACCTCGACTGGGAACTCCCCGACCCCGCCGGACAGGGAGTGGCGGCCGTCCGCCCCATCCGCGACGACATCCGCAAGCGCGTCGAAGAACTCATCGGCGAGCTGCTCCCCGCCTGA
- a CDS encoding MerR family transcriptional regulator — protein MSGTRHMQIGEVAERTGLSLRTIRYYGEVGLVEPSARSRGGFRLYTEEDVDRLQLIKRMKPLDFSLDETRELLETLDLLNAPETGPHRKKELSAVLDGFEESITERCQTLRKQLSMAEEFGDRLRTERSRIDITR, from the coding sequence ATGTCCGGCACCAGACACATGCAGATCGGCGAAGTGGCTGAGCGAACCGGGCTGTCGCTACGAACCATCCGCTACTACGGAGAGGTCGGCCTGGTCGAACCGTCGGCACGCTCCCGCGGGGGTTTCCGCCTCTACACCGAGGAAGACGTCGACCGCCTCCAGTTGATCAAGCGTATGAAGCCGCTGGACTTCAGCCTGGACGAGACCCGTGAGCTTCTGGAGACCCTCGACCTGTTGAACGCACCCGAGACCGGCCCGCACCGGAAGAAGGAACTCAGCGCCGTTCTGGACGGGTTCGAGGAGTCGATCACCGAGCGTTGCCAAACACTGCGCAAACAGCTGTCCATGGCTGAGGAGTTCGGAGACCGCCTGCGCACGGAACGATCGCGGATCGATATCACCAGGTGA
- a CDS encoding SulP family inorganic anion transporter, whose translation MGSMNQPVKTRRSLMSKIPSGAQLRADVLAGLVVALALIPEAIAFSLIAGVDPRVGLYASFIMAVSISFLGGRPAMISAATGAMALVAAPLSIGHGVDYLIAATILAGLIQVALGLLGVAKLMRFVPPSVMTGFINALAILIFLAQIPHLAGVGVPIYLMVAIGLGIIFGLPLLTKAVPAPLVAIVVLTVGALAMGIPARTVGDMGELPDTLPVLLIPNVPLTLDTLTLIAPYALTLALVGLMESLMTAKVVDDQTETSSDHAREARGQGISNVVVGFFGGMAGCAMIGQTMINVKSGARTRVSTFLAGVFLLILCVGLGDVVGMIPIAALVAVMFFVAIVTFDWHSIAPKTVRRMPWTETLVMVVTVAVVVVTHNLALGVIVGVIVSMVLFARKAAVHAGLTSVLDPEGGTRVYSVNGELFFASTGELVGRFDYAEEGLRRVVIDMSKAHVWDSSAVAALDRVSEHFRKHGVEVEITGLNEPSERLHKELSGTLAGGH comes from the coding sequence ATGGGTTCCATGAACCAGCCTGTGAAGACCCGACGGTCTTTGATGTCCAAGATCCCCAGTGGCGCGCAGCTGCGCGCCGACGTCCTGGCCGGGCTCGTCGTCGCCCTGGCACTGATCCCCGAGGCCATCGCGTTCTCGCTGATCGCGGGGGTCGACCCCCGGGTGGGGCTGTACGCGTCCTTCATCATGGCGGTGTCCATCTCATTCCTGGGCGGGCGGCCCGCGATGATCTCCGCCGCCACCGGCGCGATGGCCTTGGTGGCGGCTCCGTTGTCCATCGGGCACGGCGTGGACTACCTGATCGCCGCCACGATCCTGGCCGGGCTCATCCAGGTCGCCCTGGGCCTGCTCGGAGTGGCCAAGCTGATGCGGTTCGTGCCGCCCAGCGTGATGACGGGCTTCATCAACGCCCTGGCCATCCTCATCTTCCTGGCCCAGATTCCGCACCTGGCCGGGGTGGGGGTGCCGATCTACCTGATGGTCGCGATCGGGCTGGGGATCATCTTCGGGCTGCCGCTGCTCACCAAGGCCGTCCCGGCGCCGCTGGTGGCCATCGTCGTGCTCACCGTGGGCGCCCTGGCCATGGGTATCCCGGCCCGCACTGTCGGGGACATGGGCGAACTGCCCGACACCCTGCCCGTCCTGCTCATCCCGAACGTGCCGCTGACCCTGGACACCCTGACCCTCATCGCGCCCTACGCCCTCACCCTGGCGTTGGTGGGGCTGATGGAGTCGCTGATGACCGCCAAGGTCGTCGACGACCAGACCGAGACCTCCTCCGACCACGCCCGTGAGGCCCGGGGGCAGGGCATCTCCAACGTGGTGGTCGGCTTCTTCGGAGGTATGGCCGGATGCGCGATGATCGGCCAGACCATGATCAACGTCAAGTCCGGCGCCCGTACCCGCGTCTCCACCTTCCTGGCCGGGGTGTTCCTGCTCATCCTGTGCGTAGGGCTGGGCGACGTCGTGGGGATGATCCCGATCGCCGCCCTGGTCGCGGTGATGTTCTTCGTGGCCATCGTGACCTTCGACTGGCACAGCATCGCCCCCAAGACGGTCAGGCGCATGCCCTGGACCGAGACCCTGGTCATGGTCGTCACCGTCGCCGTGGTCGTGGTCACCCACAACCTGGCCCTGGGAGTGATCGTCGGTGTGATCGTGTCGATGGTGCTCTTCGCCCGCAAGGCCGCGGTGCACGCCGGGCTGACCAGTGTCCTGGACCCGGAGGGCGGTACCCGGGTGTACTCGGTCAACGGTGAGCTGTTCTTCGCCTCCACCGGTGAGCTGGTGGGCCGCTTCGACTACGCCGAGGAGGGCCTGAGGAGGGTCGTGATCGACATGTCCAAGGCGCACGTGTGGGACTCCTCCGCCGTGGCGGCACTGGACCGGGTGAGCGAGCACTTCCGTAAGCACGGCGTGGAGGTGGAGATCACCGGTCTCAACGAGCCCAGTGAACGCCTGCACAAGGAGCTGTCGGGCACTCTGGCCGGAGGGCACTGA
- a CDS encoding CoA-binding protein — protein MTEPWLDPKTIDILLDDTRTWAVVGLSNDTGRTAYPIARLLQARGKRIIPIHPGTAAEGREVLGEKAYATLAEAAAAVGTIDVVDVFRRSEAAGEFADQAVAIGARGVWFQLGVVDEEAFRRTTDAGVPMVMDTCPAIEWGKRGA, from the coding sequence ATGACCGAACCATGGCTGGACCCGAAGACCATCGACATCCTCCTCGACGACACCAGGACCTGGGCTGTCGTCGGTCTGTCGAACGACACGGGGCGTACTGCCTATCCGATCGCCCGGTTGCTGCAGGCCAGAGGTAAGCGGATCATCCCGATCCACCCCGGCACCGCGGCCGAGGGGAGGGAAGTCCTCGGTGAGAAGGCCTACGCGACGCTCGCCGAGGCGGCCGCCGCGGTCGGCACCATCGACGTCGTCGACGTCTTCCGCCGCTCCGAAGCGGCTGGCGAGTTCGCCGACCAGGCTGTCGCGATCGGCGCCCGCGGTGTGTGGTTCCAACTCGGCGTCGTCGACGAAGAGGCGTTCCGTCGTACGACGGATGCCGGAGTGCCGATGGTGATGGACACCTGCCCCGCCATCGAGTGGGGCAAGCGCGGCGCCTGA
- a CDS encoding tetratricopeptide repeat protein: MTSSPPDPAAGTDETRIPGGPGWCMDARTLLPVIEDLGEFQSAHADDRALPILTELWSGRPEKAEPLALALVKAEPTLRHRALLADVRRDLGRISWAVAEYAELIEQSRGTAREAFIWQHLGKAHFVGQDYPKAAQAFETALSLRLRDTAAEDLIASSRMALQRTRTLLCDPNR; the protein is encoded by the coding sequence ATGACTTCCTCTCCCCCAGACCCGGCGGCCGGAACGGACGAGACACGGATACCGGGAGGCCCGGGCTGGTGCATGGACGCCCGGACCCTCCTCCCGGTCATCGAGGACCTGGGGGAGTTCCAAAGCGCCCACGCCGACGACCGGGCGCTGCCGATCCTGACGGAGCTCTGGAGCGGCAGACCCGAGAAGGCGGAGCCGCTCGCGCTGGCCCTGGTCAAGGCCGAGCCGACCCTTCGCCACCGCGCCCTGCTGGCCGACGTCCGCCGTGACCTGGGCCGGATCAGCTGGGCCGTGGCGGAGTACGCCGAGCTGATCGAACAGTCCCGCGGCACCGCCCGCGAGGCCTTCATATGGCAGCACCTGGGCAAGGCCCACTTCGTCGGGCAGGACTATCCGAAGGCCGCCCAGGCCTTCGAGACGGCGCTCAGCCTCCGTCTCCGCGACACCGCCGCGGAGGATCTGATCGCCTCGTCACGCATGGCGCTGCAACGGACACGGACTCTGCTCTGCGACCCGAACCGATAA
- a CDS encoding MerR family transcriptional regulator, with protein sequence MGWSTRELAEMAGTTVNTIRHYHRAGLLAEPERRSNGYKQYQAWHLARLIQIRRLRELGVPLTQVEGLGESPDALTDSLRVLDAELAAGIERLQRARTELAAILHARAPMDVPTDFSSVAERLSEADRAVLSISAMFYDDQAMKDIKSMIEAEPADLDHEINTLPPDASESTRQHLAERVAVILAEHQRNHPWMKDPEPHLTKSPAMVTEIAVRSITDLYNEAQRDVLYRAHLLLQQNPDPEG encoded by the coding sequence ATGGGCTGGAGCACGCGAGAACTCGCTGAGATGGCGGGTACGACGGTGAACACCATCCGCCACTACCACCGCGCCGGCCTGCTCGCCGAGCCCGAACGCCGGAGCAACGGCTACAAGCAGTACCAGGCCTGGCACCTCGCCCGCCTGATCCAGATCCGGCGGCTGCGCGAACTCGGGGTTCCCCTGACCCAGGTGGAAGGGCTGGGGGAGAGCCCGGACGCCCTCACCGACTCCCTCCGCGTGCTCGACGCCGAGCTCGCGGCGGGCATCGAACGACTTCAGCGCGCACGAACCGAACTGGCCGCCATCCTGCACGCCCGCGCCCCCATGGACGTTCCGACCGATTTCAGCTCGGTGGCCGAGCGCCTGAGCGAGGCGGACCGGGCGGTCCTGTCGATCTCCGCCATGTTCTACGACGATCAGGCGATGAAGGACATCAAGAGCATGATCGAGGCCGAACCCGCCGACCTCGACCACGAGATCAACACCCTGCCGCCCGACGCGAGCGAGAGCACCCGCCAGCACCTGGCCGAACGCGTGGCGGTGATCCTCGCGGAGCACCAGCGGAACCACCCCTGGATGAAGGACCCGGAACCACACCTGACGAAGTCCCCGGCCATGGTCACGGAGATCGCCGTACGGTCCATCACCGACCTCTACAACGAGGCCCAACGCGATGTGCTGTACCGCGCCCACCTTCTACTGCAGCAGAACCCCGACCCCGAGGGGTAG
- a CDS encoding alpha/beta hydrolase: MRGRRPRAATRGGTGSGRHRGPVTKGIGLLALAGVLAACVPAEPEEQRPGTGSPSAALDVFYEQELAWEDCTDYPTTAGEAGLLALAPEAECARMEVPLDYEEPEGELASVAVMRVPASGDSMGPLLYNPGGPGGSGIVGAALAFAGLADSEITERFDLVGFDPRGVGATQPAVKCYTDEEADQGVVALGSQGTTVQFTEEDTRAIMERCAEGSGGAEVLPHLGTRDTARDMDVLRAALGEDQMTYFGQSYGTRLGAVYAEQFPDRVRAMVLDGAMSPLEGSFERRVNAYAGFQAAFDEMTAACGAEADCPLGSDPGQATERFQEIVRPLLDEPVPALESELDFDGAVGGVIAGLYSPVSWPRIIEGIAEVEEGHGDGLMQLIYDFGLRGPDGAWPNSLEANHAINCMDEERLTPEQGGELRAATYEQAPFMDPGVDVTEGARDGCEHWPAEPELGFPYAEDVEGLPETLVVSITGDPTTPHGGAIELAETLGGALLTVEGEGHGIVSLGSNECVDETAAAYLIDLEVPEEGTTCSL, translated from the coding sequence ATGAGGGGCCGACGACCACGCGCGGCAACACGTGGGGGGACCGGATCGGGAAGGCACCGAGGGCCGGTCACGAAGGGGATCGGCCTGCTCGCGCTGGCCGGGGTCCTGGCGGCGTGTGTTCCGGCGGAGCCGGAGGAACAGCGGCCGGGTACCGGATCGCCCAGCGCCGCGCTGGACGTCTTCTACGAACAGGAACTGGCTTGGGAGGACTGTACTGACTACCCGACCACGGCCGGGGAGGCCGGGCTGCTCGCTCTGGCGCCCGAAGCCGAGTGCGCGCGGATGGAGGTGCCGTTGGACTACGAGGAGCCCGAGGGGGAACTGGCGTCGGTGGCGGTGATGCGGGTGCCCGCCAGCGGCGATTCGATGGGTCCCCTGCTCTACAACCCGGGCGGGCCGGGCGGATCCGGGATCGTGGGAGCGGCGCTGGCGTTCGCGGGACTGGCGGACAGCGAGATCACCGAGCGGTTCGACCTGGTCGGCTTCGACCCGCGCGGGGTCGGCGCCACCCAGCCCGCCGTCAAGTGCTACACCGACGAGGAGGCCGACCAGGGGGTCGTGGCCCTGGGCTCGCAGGGCACCACCGTGCAGTTCACCGAGGAGGACACCCGCGCGATCATGGAGCGGTGCGCCGAGGGTTCGGGCGGCGCCGAGGTCCTCCCACACCTGGGGACGCGGGACACCGCGCGGGACATGGACGTGCTCCGGGCCGCGCTCGGTGAGGACCAGATGACCTACTTCGGACAGAGCTACGGCACCCGGCTGGGCGCCGTCTACGCCGAGCAGTTCCCGGACCGGGTGCGCGCGATGGTACTGGACGGGGCGATGAGCCCGCTCGAAGGCAGCTTCGAACGACGCGTGAACGCGTACGCGGGGTTCCAGGCGGCGTTCGACGAGATGACGGCCGCCTGCGGGGCCGAGGCGGACTGTCCGCTGGGCAGCGATCCCGGTCAGGCGACCGAGCGGTTCCAGGAGATCGTGCGTCCGCTGCTGGACGAGCCCGTGCCCGCGCTGGAGTCGGAGCTGGACTTCGACGGCGCTGTCGGCGGGGTGATCGCCGGACTGTACTCCCCGGTCAGCTGGCCGCGGATCATCGAGGGGATCGCCGAGGTCGAGGAAGGGCACGGGGACGGCCTCATGCAGCTGATCTACGACTTCGGCCTGCGCGGCCCCGACGGAGCGTGGCCGAACTCGCTGGAGGCCAACCACGCGATCAACTGCATGGACGAGGAGCGCCTGACCCCGGAGCAGGGTGGTGAGCTGCGCGCGGCCACCTACGAGCAGGCGCCCTTCATGGACCCCGGGGTCGACGTGACCGAGGGGGCGCGGGACGGCTGCGAGCACTGGCCCGCCGAGCCCGAGCTCGGGTTCCCCTACGCCGAGGACGTCGAGGGCCTTCCCGAGACGCTCGTGGTGTCGATCACCGGCGACCCGACGACCCCGCACGGGGGCGCGATCGAGCTCGCGGAGACGCTCGGCGGAGCCCTCCTGACGGTCGAGGGCGAGGGGCACGGGATCGTCTCCCTCGGCAGCAACGAGTGCGTTGACGAGACCGCAGCTGCCTACCTCATCGACCTCGAAGTACCCGAAGAAGGCACGACCTGCTCGCTCTGA
- a CDS encoding CPBP family intramembrane glutamic endopeptidase — MTVKTQELRGPKPVPPGVEYHRVLAGEERRVGRGILAILLLVGGMFGAIIAFQLVGGWIDGILWPGVPGDERLVLTPLAHAGSLIAVGLVIPWSMFLQRWLYGVRGATLSSVASGFRLDLFGRALLTVTPAFLIALAVFEFMSPGETAVWLYSDVIWMLVVTILLVPLQSAGEEYGLRGLVFRVAASWGRGRWTSLILGIGVSSALFSVIHTASDPWWNLFYLLFSLVTGYVTWRTGGVEIAVVIHAVFNTLTFLFWIALNADVSARFDRSAGGLDTVLLITGTMAFIGTAAVVWFRTRKVGPATTPIAPDEGRGDRTDLVPETA; from the coding sequence ATGACCGTGAAAACACAGGAGCTCCGGGGGCCGAAACCCGTCCCGCCGGGGGTCGAGTACCACCGGGTGCTGGCGGGGGAGGAGCGCCGCGTCGGCCGCGGCATTCTCGCCATCCTCCTGCTCGTCGGGGGCATGTTCGGCGCCATCATCGCGTTCCAGCTCGTGGGCGGATGGATCGACGGCATCCTCTGGCCGGGTGTTCCGGGTGACGAGCGCCTGGTCCTCACCCCGCTGGCCCACGCCGGCAGTCTGATCGCCGTCGGGTTGGTCATCCCGTGGAGCATGTTCCTCCAGCGCTGGCTCTACGGGGTGCGGGGCGCCACCCTGAGCTCGGTCGCGTCGGGCTTTCGCCTCGACCTCTTCGGGCGGGCGCTGCTGACGGTGACCCCGGCCTTCCTGATCGCGCTCGCCGTCTTCGAGTTCATGTCCCCCGGTGAGACCGCCGTGTGGCTGTACAGCGACGTCATCTGGATGCTCGTCGTGACCATTCTTCTCGTGCCCCTGCAGTCGGCGGGCGAGGAGTACGGTCTGCGCGGGCTCGTCTTCCGTGTCGCGGCCAGTTGGGGGCGCGGTCGGTGGACGTCCCTGATCCTGGGTATCGGTGTGTCGTCCGCCCTGTTCAGTGTCATCCACACCGCGAGTGACCCGTGGTGGAACCTGTTCTACCTCCTGTTCTCCCTCGTCACGGGATACGTCACCTGGCGAACCGGCGGGGTGGAGATCGCGGTCGTCATCCACGCGGTCTTCAACACCCTCACCTTCCTCTTCTGGATCGCCCTGAACGCCGACGTCTCGGCCAGGTTCGACCGTTCGGCGGGTGGTCTGGACACCGTCCTGCTGATCACCGGCACCATGGCCTTCATCGGCACGGCAGCGGTCGTGTGGTTCCGAACCCGGAAGGTCGGCCCGGCCACGACACCGATCGCACCGGACGAGGGCCGGGGCGACCGGACCGACCTCGTCCCAGAAACGGCTTGA
- a CDS encoding hydrolase, translating into MSTKAKNGLDALLTPEESILLLIDHQPFQVANLNSHEPSYVLNNAVGLAKAAKLFDVPTILTTVIAERGGHLIQSIQDVFPEQKPIDRTLINTWQDERVVEAVRATGRRKVIMAGLWTEICVAMPAIQAAGEDFEVYAVTDASGGVSVEAHEMAVRRMIEAGVTPLNWLAVVAEWQRDWAREETVAGQAEVLGQHGGASGVAFAWEMQLLATQL; encoded by the coding sequence ATGAGCACCAAGGCCAAGAACGGACTCGACGCGCTGCTGACGCCGGAGGAGAGCATCCTCCTCCTGATCGACCACCAGCCGTTCCAGGTCGCCAACCTGAACAGCCACGAGCCGTCGTATGTCCTCAACAACGCTGTCGGCCTGGCCAAGGCCGCCAAGCTGTTCGACGTCCCGACCATCCTGACGACCGTGATCGCGGAGCGCGGCGGACACCTCATCCAGTCGATCCAGGACGTCTTCCCGGAGCAGAAGCCGATCGACCGCACGCTCATCAACACCTGGCAGGACGAGCGGGTCGTCGAAGCCGTCAGGGCGACCGGTCGCAGGAAGGTGATCATGGCCGGTCTCTGGACGGAGATCTGTGTGGCCATGCCGGCGATCCAGGCGGCGGGCGAGGACTTCGAGGTCTACGCCGTCACCGACGCGTCGGGCGGTGTGTCGGTGGAGGCGCACGAGATGGCCGTGCGACGCATGATCGAGGCCGGTGTGACGCCGCTCAACTGGCTGGCCGTGGTTGCGGAGTGGCAGCGCGACTGGGCCCGTGAGGAGACCGTGGCGGGCCAGGCCGAGGTCCTGGGGCAGCACGGCGGCGCCAGCGGCGTTGCCTTCGCCTGGGAGATGCAGCTGCTGGCCACCCAGCTCTGA
- a CDS encoding DUF5996 family protein yields MTDSSTANWPSLRVSDWTGTRDTLHMWTQIVGKIRMAHAPLVNHWWQVPLYVSPRGLTTSTVPYRSGAFEIEFDFVGHRLEIRSSDGGTHGFPLRPMTVAAFYSQVLDLLDQLGIEAPIRPVPNEVDPAIPFAEDREHASYDAEAATLFWRQLLQANRVIGEFRSHFVGKVSPVHFFWGGMDLACTRFSGRSAPPHPGGVPNCGDWVMVEGYSRELSSCGFWPGGGEEGAFYAYAYPAPEGFADQSPGPEGAYYSTEFQQFLLPYEAARTAPDPDRAVAEFLHSTYAAAANLGHWDRPALEDDPLRWHESPAPPQEDEA; encoded by the coding sequence ATGACCGACTCGTCGACAGCGAACTGGCCGAGCCTGCGGGTCTCGGACTGGACGGGCACCCGCGACACCCTGCACATGTGGACCCAGATCGTGGGCAAGATCCGCATGGCCCACGCCCCCCTGGTCAACCACTGGTGGCAGGTGCCCCTGTACGTCAGCCCGCGCGGACTGACGACCTCGACCGTCCCCTACCGCTCGGGGGCCTTCGAGATCGAGTTCGACTTCGTCGGCCACCGGCTCGAGATCCGCAGCAGTGACGGTGGCACGCACGGCTTCCCACTGCGGCCCATGACCGTCGCCGCGTTCTACTCCCAGGTCCTGGACCTGCTCGACCAGCTCGGGATCGAAGCGCCGATCCGCCCCGTCCCCAACGAGGTCGATCCGGCGATCCCCTTCGCCGAGGACCGCGAGCACGCCTCCTACGACGCCGAAGCGGCCACCCTGTTCTGGCGGCAGCTCCTGCAGGCCAACCGGGTGATCGGCGAGTTCCGGTCGCACTTCGTCGGCAAGGTCAGCCCGGTCCACTTCTTCTGGGGAGGGATGGACCTGGCCTGCACCCGCTTCTCCGGGCGGTCGGCTCCACCGCACCCGGGCGGAGTGCCCAACTGCGGGGACTGGGTCATGGTCGAGGGCTACTCCCGGGAACTGTCCAGCTGCGGATTCTGGCCCGGCGGCGGCGAGGAGGGCGCCTTCTACGCCTACGCCTACCCCGCACCCGAAGGGTTCGCCGACCAGTCGCCCGGCCCCGAGGGCGCGTACTACAGCACCGAGTTCCAGCAGTTCCTGCTGCCCTACGAAGCCGCTCGCACCGCACCCGATCCCGACCGCGCCGTGGCCGAGTTCCTGCACAGCACCTACGCGGCCGCCGCGAACCTCGGACACTGGGACCGCCCCGCGCTGGAGGACGACCCCCTCCGGTGGCACGAATCCCCTGCCCCACCACAGGAAGACGAAGCCTGA